The Roseicyclus marinus genome has a segment encoding these proteins:
- a CDS encoding ribonuclease activity regulator RraA, whose amino-acid sequence MTLDPKIIETLKGVSTATLTTILLKKGLRNVWLRGSQPIRQGQPRLVGRAFTLRFVPAREDLATPASWGAPISTRAAIEAMPEGCIAVADAMGVTDAGIFGDILCNRMVQRGVAALITDGVVRDAAGVLSTGLPVWCRGVAAPPSVAGLTFVGWQEPIACGGVAVYPDDVIVVDDDGAVLIPAALLDEVLAEAPEQERMEGWIMTEVDRGVPLPGLYPMNEETKARYQAWKDAQ is encoded by the coding sequence ATGACCCTGGACCCCAAGATCATCGAGACGCTCAAGGGCGTGTCGACCGCGACGCTGACCACGATCCTGCTCAAGAAAGGGTTGCGCAATGTCTGGCTGCGCGGGTCGCAGCCGATCCGGCAGGGCCAGCCGCGGCTCGTGGGGCGCGCCTTTACCCTGCGCTTCGTGCCCGCGCGCGAGGATCTGGCCACGCCCGCAAGCTGGGGCGCGCCGATTTCCACCCGCGCCGCGATCGAGGCGATGCCCGAGGGCTGCATCGCTGTGGCCGATGCGATGGGCGTGACGGATGCGGGCATTTTCGGCGACATCCTGTGCAACCGCATGGTGCAGCGGGGCGTGGCCGCGCTGATCACCGATGGCGTGGTGCGCGATGCGGCGGGCGTTTTGTCGACCGGTTTGCCGGTCTGGTGCCGGGGCGTGGCGGCCCCGCCGTCTGTCGCGGGGCTGACCTTTGTCGGCTGGCAGGAACCCATCGCCTGCGGCGGTGTGGCCGTCTATCCCGATGACGTGATCGTGGTCGATGACGATGGCGCGGTGCTTATCCCCGCCGCCCTGCTGGACGAGGTTCTGGCCGAAGCCCCCGAACAGGAGCGGATGGAAGGCTGGATCATGACCGAGGTGGATCGCGGCGTGCCGCTGCCCGGGCTTTACCCGATGAACGAAGAGACCAAGGCGCGCTACCAGGCGTGGAAAGACGCGCAATAG
- a CDS encoding alpha/beta fold hydrolase, producing the protein MTTHSTLSADGTRLAFRTTGDPAAPQVLLIHGWSQAGPCWQATTDRLSDRFHLVTLDLRGHGASDKPEDPAAYTDTALWGDDIAAVIAAAGLTRPVLVGWSYGSRVIAAHLATHGDAHLAGVVLAGGILAIGAAREDWMVGPASPGLDRDLYTDDLPRRLAATTRFVDACTTDPLDRETYAGMVGLNMLCPAHARRALFAADLDLRPTYAAMTCPGLVIHGLSDKVVSPETGRAAAALMPRGRFTGYEGIGHAPFLEAPDRFAADLADFTTACQTAP; encoded by the coding sequence ATGACGACCCATTCCACCCTTTCCGCCGACGGCACGCGCCTTGCCTTTCGCACCACGGGCGACCCTGCCGCGCCGCAGGTCCTCCTGATCCACGGCTGGTCGCAGGCGGGCCCCTGCTGGCAAGCCACGACCGACCGCCTGTCGGACCGCTTCCACCTCGTCACGCTCGACCTGCGCGGCCATGGCGCATCGGACAAACCCGAGGATCCGGCGGCCTATACCGATACCGCGCTCTGGGGCGATGACATCGCCGCCGTCATCGCCGCGGCAGGTCTCACCCGGCCCGTTCTTGTCGGCTGGTCCTATGGCTCGCGCGTCATCGCGGCCCATCTCGCCACCCATGGGGACGCGCATCTGGCGGGCGTGGTTCTGGCGGGGGGCATCCTTGCCATCGGGGCCGCGCGCGAGGATTGGATGGTCGGCCCCGCCTCTCCCGGCCTTGACCGCGATCTTTACACCGACGACCTGCCCCGCAGGCTGGCCGCCACCACCCGTTTCGTCGACGCCTGCACGACCGATCCGCTCGACCGCGAAACCTATGCCGGGATGGTGGGCCTCAACATGCTCTGCCCGGCGCATGCCCGTCGCGCGCTCTTCGCCGCCGATCTCGACCTGCGCCCGACCTATGCCGCGATGACCTGTCCGGGTCTCGTCATCCACGGCCTGTCGGACAAGGTCGTCTCGCCCGAAACCGGGCGCGCGGCCGCAGCCCTCATGCCCAGGGGCCGCTTCACCGGATACGAGGGGATAGGCCACGCGCCATTCCTCGAAGCCCCCGACCGGTTCGCCGCCGATCTCGCGGATTTCACCACAGCCTGCCAGACCGCGCCATGA
- a CDS encoding dimethyl sulfoxide reductase anchor subunit family protein — protein MHPAPSVILFTTLSGLGFGLLVFLGLSFPPVTGWVAFVFFLIAYALSVGGLLASTFHLGHPERALKAFSQWRTSWLSREAWAAVAALVTMGLYALGAVFLGQRVAPLGLIGAGLSLATVLTTSMIYTQLKSVPRWNQVLTPLHFLSASLAGGALLAGQLMPAAILLLLALMIQLGHWSVGDTRFAEAGHTIASATGLAGGQVRAFSPPHTGSNYLLREMVHVVGRKHAVKLRILATLLGYVLPLALVLVPGAGHLLGGLAVLSHVAGMAASRWLFFAEAEHVVGLYYGKRG, from the coding sequence ATGCATCCGGCACCTTCCGTCATCCTCTTCACCACGCTCTCGGGGCTCGGCTTCGGCCTCCTCGTCTTCTTGGGCCTGAGCTTTCCGCCCGTGACGGGCTGGGTGGCCTTCGTCTTTTTCCTCATCGCCTATGCGCTGTCGGTCGGCGGGCTTCTGGCCTCGACCTTCCACCTCGGCCATCCCGAACGCGCGCTCAAGGCGTTCAGCCAATGGCGCACAAGCTGGCTCAGCCGCGAGGCTTGGGCCGCCGTCGCGGCCCTTGTCACCATGGGCCTCTATGCCCTGGGCGCGGTGTTTCTCGGCCAGCGCGTCGCCCCCTTGGGCTTGATCGGCGCTGGCCTGTCGCTTGCGACCGTTCTGACCACCTCGATGATCTACACGCAGCTCAAATCCGTGCCGCGCTGGAACCAGGTCCTGACGCCCTTGCATTTCCTGTCGGCCTCGCTTGCGGGCGGCGCGCTTCTGGCGGGGCAACTGATGCCTGCCGCCATCCTGCTTTTGCTCGCGCTGATGATCCAGCTTGGCCATTGGTCGGTCGGCGACACACGCTTTGCCGAAGCGGGCCACACCATCGCCAGCGCCACGGGTCTTGCGGGCGGGCAGGTCCGCGCCTTTTCCCCGCCCCATACCGGCTCGAACTACCTGCTTCGGGAAATGGTGCATGTGGTGGGGCGCAAGCATGCGGTGAAACTGCGCATCCTCGCAACGCTGCTTGGCTACGTTCTGCCGCTCGCGCTCGTGCTTGTCCCCGGCGCGGGCCATCTGCTCGGCGGTCTTGCGGTCCTGTCCCATGTCGCAGGCATGGCCGCGTCCCGCTGGCTTTTCTTTGCCGAGGCCGAACATGTCGTAGGCCTCTATTACGGCAAGCGCGGCTGA
- a CDS encoding DMT family transporter, with translation MTEGSSIVRGAMLALLAFGVYATHDVIIKALGGTYSPVQIVFFSVLFGFPLVTIILARDTSEANLVPKYPVWALLRTLAVVITGLTAFYAFTVLPLAQTYAILFAAPLLITIFAIPMLGEKVGIRRGLAVLVGLAGVMVVLRPGSEPLTLGHGAALLSAFTGAFAAVVMRKVGREERTVVLILYPMLGNFAIMGAALPFVYEPMPLIDMAGLAVIAVLALIGMHFLILAYRAAPAVVVAPMQYSQILWATAYGLILFDETLDTYTAIGAGIIIASGVYIVLREARLGVSRTTPVLRTKTRLGTPVAPRVSTMMRDGDPAE, from the coding sequence ATGACCGAAGGCAGTTCCATTGTTCGCGGGGCCATGCTGGCGCTGTTGGCGTTCGGCGTCTATGCGACGCATGACGTGATCATCAAGGCGCTGGGCGGGACCTATTCGCCGGTGCAGATCGTGTTTTTCAGCGTGCTCTTCGGCTTTCCGCTCGTCACGATCATCCTTGCGCGCGACACGTCCGAGGCCAATCTGGTGCCGAAATACCCGGTCTGGGCGCTGTTGCGCACGCTGGCGGTGGTGATCACGGGGCTGACGGCCTTTTACGCGTTCACCGTGCTGCCGCTGGCGCAGACCTATGCGATCCTGTTCGCCGCGCCGCTTCTGATCACGATCTTTGCCATCCCGATGCTGGGCGAAAAGGTGGGTATCCGGCGGGGGCTTGCCGTTCTGGTGGGGCTTGCAGGCGTGATGGTGGTGTTGCGCCCCGGGTCGGAGCCCTTGACGCTCGGCCATGGGGCGGCGCTTTTGTCGGCCTTCACCGGGGCCTTTGCCGCCGTGGTGATGCGCAAGGTGGGGCGCGAGGAACGGACCGTGGTCCTGATCCTTTACCCGATGCTGGGCAATTTCGCGATCATGGGGGCGGCGCTGCCCTTTGTCTATGAACCCATGCCGCTCATCGACATGGCGGGGCTGGCGGTGATCGCGGTTCTGGCGCTGATCGGCATGCATTTCCTGATCCTCGCCTATCGTGCGGCCCCGGCGGTCGTGGTCGCGCCGATGCAATATTCCCAGATCCTCTGGGCCACGGCCTATGGGCTCATCCTGTTCGACGAGACGCTCGACACCTACACCGCCATCGGGGCGGGGATCATCATCGCCTCGGGCGTCTATATCGTGCTGCGCGAGGCACGGCTGGGCGTGTCGCGCACCACCCCCGTCCTGCGGACCAAGACGCGGCTGGGCACGCCTGTTGCCCCCCGCGTGTCCACCATGATGCGCGATGGCGATCCGGCGGAATAG
- a CDS encoding 4Fe-4S dicluster domain-containing protein: MTSLPPDTSRKLGLVIDLDTCVGCQACVIACKGWNTENYGAPLSDQDPYGADPSGSFLNRVHGYEITPDQGAAQLVHFPKSCLHCEDAPCVTVCPTGASYKRAEDGIVLVNETDCIGCGLCAWACPYGAREMDQSAGVMKKCTLCIDRIYNENLPEEDREPACVRTCPAGARHFGDLADPDSAVSQLVAERGGFDLMPEMGTKPVNKYLPPRPKDRLGETDILAPFLDPVADSPQGFLGWLDRALDRL, from the coding sequence ATGACCAGCCTGCCCCCCGACACCTCCCGCAAGCTCGGCCTTGTCATCGACCTCGACACCTGCGTCGGCTGCCAGGCTTGCGTCATCGCCTGCAAGGGCTGGAACACCGAGAATTACGGCGCGCCCCTCTCCGATCAGGACCCTTACGGCGCCGATCCCTCGGGCAGCTTCCTCAACCGCGTCCACGGCTACGAGATCACGCCCGACCAGGGCGCGGCCCAACTGGTGCATTTCCCCAAATCCTGCCTGCATTGCGAGGATGCGCCCTGCGTCACCGTCTGCCCCACCGGGGCCAGCTACAAGCGCGCCGAGGATGGGATCGTCCTGGTGAACGAGACCGATTGCATCGGTTGCGGGCTTTGCGCCTGGGCCTGCCCCTATGGCGCGCGCGAGATGGATCAAAGTGCCGGCGTGATGAAGAAATGCACGCTCTGCATCGACCGCATCTACAACGAAAACCTCCCCGAAGAGGACCGGGAGCCTGCCTGCGTGCGCACCTGTCCGGCGGGCGCGCGCCATTTCGGTGACCTCGCCGACCCGGACAGCGCCGTCAGCCAGCTTGTCGCGGAGCGTGGCGGGTTCGACCTGATGCCCGAGATGGGGACAAAGCCCGTGAACAAATACCTGCCCCCCCGGCCCAAGGACCGACTTGGGGAAACCGATATCCTCGCCCCTTTCCTCGACCCCGTGGCCGACAGCCCGCAAGGCTTCCTTGGCTGGCTCGACCGCGCGCTGGATCGGCTCTGA